A region from the Streptomyces tsukubensis genome encodes:
- a CDS encoding SCO6880 family protein, whose protein sequence is MTTQSHPIAPRRTYLIGRARPNAIIGKNRETGEIALIIAGAFLGMMSGLLVPYLVPRIALLMGFPLIALAAVYLPYKHRTFYRWFEINRSFKRTLRSGTVYRSTAAEAGTRLDGREVEIGPPPGIGRISWLSAPFGPDEIAVLLHADRRTVTAAIEIEGPGVGLRDSEDQEALVDRFGTLLKHVANGDGFVTRIQMLARTLPADPDAHAKDVAQRGDERSPAWLRDSYDQLQSMVSTSSEQHRAYLVACMHYTRELAAEAQAMARASRHTNKGRKLDKDAGLAVVMARELTDICARLAEADIRVRQPLGQGRLASLVHSMYDPDHPIDHIQAMTKRNAWPAELDAMEPTYLQAKTRESATRAPWCHATAWVKEWPMTPVGVNFLAPLLVHTPDVIRTVAVTMDLEPTEVAIERMLTEKTNDEADASRAAKMNRTVDPRDIAAHGRLDQRGEDLASGAAGVNLVGYITVSSRSPEALARDKRTIRASAGKSYLKLEWCDREHHRAFVNTLPFATGIRR, encoded by the coding sequence TTGACCACCCAGTCCCATCCCATCGCGCCCCGCCGCACGTATCTCATCGGCCGGGCCCGGCCGAACGCGATCATCGGCAAGAACCGCGAAACCGGCGAGATCGCCCTGATCATCGCCGGTGCGTTCCTCGGCATGATGAGCGGACTGCTGGTCCCCTATCTCGTCCCGCGGATCGCCCTGCTGATGGGCTTTCCGCTGATCGCGCTGGCCGCCGTCTACCTCCCGTACAAACACCGCACCTTCTACCGCTGGTTCGAGATCAACCGCAGCTTCAAGCGGACCCTGCGCTCCGGTACGGTCTACCGCTCCACCGCCGCCGAAGCCGGCACCCGCCTCGACGGCCGCGAGGTCGAAATCGGCCCGCCGCCCGGTATCGGCCGCATCAGCTGGCTCTCCGCCCCCTTCGGCCCCGACGAGATCGCCGTACTCCTCCACGCCGACCGCCGTACCGTCACCGCCGCCATCGAAATCGAAGGACCCGGCGTCGGACTCCGCGACAGCGAGGACCAGGAAGCCCTGGTCGACCGTTTCGGCACCCTCCTCAAGCACGTCGCCAACGGAGACGGCTTCGTCACCCGCATCCAGATGCTGGCCCGCACCCTGCCCGCCGACCCCGACGCCCACGCCAAGGACGTCGCCCAGCGCGGCGACGAACGCTCCCCCGCCTGGCTGCGCGACTCCTACGACCAGCTCCAGTCGATGGTCTCCACCTCCAGCGAGCAGCACCGCGCCTATCTCGTCGCCTGTATGCACTACACCCGGGAACTGGCCGCCGAGGCACAGGCCATGGCCCGCGCCTCCCGCCACACCAACAAGGGCCGCAAGCTCGACAAGGACGCCGGGCTCGCGGTCGTGATGGCCCGTGAGCTGACCGATATCTGCGCCCGCCTCGCCGAGGCCGACATCCGGGTCCGCCAGCCCCTGGGACAGGGCCGCCTCGCGTCCCTGGTGCACTCGATGTACGACCCGGACCACCCCATCGACCACATCCAGGCCATGACCAAGCGGAACGCCTGGCCCGCCGAGCTCGACGCCATGGAGCCCACCTATCTCCAGGCCAAGACCCGCGAGTCCGCGACCCGCGCCCCCTGGTGCCACGCCACCGCCTGGGTGAAGGAGTGGCCGATGACCCCCGTCGGTGTCAACTTCCTCGCCCCGCTCCTCGTCCACACCCCGGACGTGATCCGTACCGTCGCGGTCACGATGGACCTCGAACCCACCGAGGTCGCCATCGAGCGCATGCTCACCGAGAAGACCAACGACGAGGCCGACGCCAGCCGCGCCGCCAAGATGAACCGCACCGTCGACCCCCGGGACATCGCCGCCCACGGCCGGCTCGACCAGCGGGGTGAAGATCTCGCCTCCGGCGCGGCGGGAGTCAACCTCGTCGGGTACATCACCGTGTCGTCCCGCTCGCCCGAGGCCCTGGCCCGGGACAAGCGGACGATCCGGGCGTCGGCCGGCAAGTCGTATCTGAAGCTGGAGTGGTGCGACCGCGAGCACCACCGGGCCTTTGTGAACACGCTGCCGTTCGCGACCGGCATCCGCCGTTAG
- a CDS encoding ATP-binding protein has translation MRDPLSSVTEAFTSFVFGKVETTRLPVRTSTGQAQAVYLPTAAPGLGDSGVIIGREVYSGKGYIYDPFQLYGQQLPAPHWLVLGESGNGKSALEKTYVLRQLRFRDRQVVVLDAQGEDGVGEWNLVAEQVGITPIRLDPMTALDGGIRLNPLDPAITTTGQLALLRTIIEVAMGHGLDERSGFALKVAHAYVNETITDRQPVLTDIVEQLRHPEAESAESMNVDIDDVRAWGLDVALVLDRLVDGDLRGMFDGPTTVGIDLDAPLIVFDLSHIDRNSIAMPILMAIVGVWLEHTWIRPDRKKRIFLVEEAWHIINSPFVAQLFQRLLKFGRRLGLSFVAVVHHLSDVVDGAAAKEAAAILKMASTRTIYAQKADEARATGLVLGLPRWAVEIIPTLTPGIAVWDVNGNVQVVKHLVTEAERPLVFTDRAMTESSRPLPEEIEAAEWEAEQRAALIERRRRQYDDSASSESTVA, from the coding sequence GTGCGAGATCCGCTGTCCAGCGTCACCGAGGCGTTCACCTCCTTCGTCTTCGGCAAGGTCGAGACCACCCGGCTGCCCGTGCGCACCTCCACCGGCCAGGCCCAGGCCGTCTATCTGCCGACGGCCGCACCCGGCCTCGGAGACTCCGGTGTGATCATCGGCCGGGAGGTCTACAGCGGCAAGGGCTATATCTACGACCCCTTCCAGCTGTACGGGCAGCAGCTCCCCGCCCCCCACTGGCTGGTCCTCGGCGAGTCCGGGAACGGCAAGTCGGCCCTGGAGAAGACGTACGTCCTGCGGCAGCTCCGGTTCCGCGACCGCCAGGTCGTCGTCCTCGACGCCCAGGGCGAGGACGGTGTCGGTGAGTGGAACCTCGTCGCCGAGCAGGTGGGCATCACCCCCATCCGGCTCGACCCGATGACCGCGCTCGACGGCGGGATCCGGCTCAATCCGCTGGACCCGGCGATCACCACCACCGGCCAGCTCGCCCTGCTGCGGACCATCATCGAGGTCGCGATGGGCCACGGTCTCGACGAGCGTTCCGGTTTCGCGCTGAAGGTCGCCCACGCCTACGTCAACGAGACCATCACCGACCGGCAGCCCGTCCTCACCGACATCGTGGAGCAGCTGCGCCACCCGGAGGCCGAGTCCGCCGAGTCGATGAACGTCGACATAGACGACGTCCGGGCCTGGGGCCTCGATGTCGCCCTCGTCCTCGACCGGCTCGTCGACGGTGACCTCCGCGGTATGTTCGACGGCCCGACGACGGTCGGCATCGACCTCGACGCCCCACTGATCGTCTTCGACCTCTCCCATATCGACCGCAACTCCATCGCCATGCCGATCCTGATGGCGATCGTCGGGGTCTGGCTGGAGCACACCTGGATCAGGCCCGACCGGAAGAAGCGCATCTTCCTGGTCGAAGAGGCCTGGCACATCATCAACAGCCCCTTCGTCGCCCAGCTGTTCCAGCGGCTGCTGAAGTTCGGCCGCCGCCTCGGACTCTCCTTCGTCGCCGTCGTCCACCATCTCTCCGACGTCGTGGACGGCGCCGCCGCGAAGGAGGCCGCCGCGATCCTGAAGATGGCGTCGACGAGGACCATCTACGCCCAGAAAGCCGACGAGGCCCGGGCCACCGGACTGGTCCTCGGCCTGCCCCGCTGGGCCGTCGAGATCATCCCGACCCTCACCCCCGGTATCGCCGTCTGGGACGTCAACGGCAATGTCCAGGTCGTCAAACACCTGGTCACCGAGGCCGAACGACCACTGGTCTTCACCGACCGGGCCATGACGGAATCGTCCCGGCCGCTCCCCGAGGAGATCGAAGCCGCGGAGTGGGAGGCGGAGCAGCGGGCGGCCCTGATCGAACGGCGTCGCAGGCAGTACGACGACAGCGCGTCCTCCGAGTCGACGGTCGCCTGA
- a CDS encoding type VI secretion protein — MRHHPQHGPGAGGHGYGPPGPGGAARRPGGGVPDGLIAGLIGAAAAALFLVWSSTGLAGLLAHGSWPSGVSFSRAPRALRSLIGAPDELPPAWPETPPGELSGYGLFWGLVIGQVMILFVLAVFTVGTLARWKAVRRARLDERTRQQEEERRSPYGYEDTIPPAVPHQQHPQPATPSTPLDLGKPAPEPEPHREAEPPAPARETATADPAVPAPRPAVFFGGPDARRPTALGAVRDAEGPLLVVTSDPSVWAETKDARAKLGPVHVYDPGHLCDTPARLHWSPTAHCEDAPTARDRAVALLAPVRPHARIDAAMADTAETLLHCWLHAAAVDGRPFKQVHRWAQGINTQESVRILRTHTKATAGLAGLLEAALTAHPERREIAQQLVARALSSLSSIHIREACTPNRTDALALESFINEGGTLYLVGEPQEDPRAHPGAMPLLTALASDVVEHGRRMAARSSAGRLDPPLTLVLDDAAAVAPLPQLPALLASGPATGLPAYVLLRSPEQARSRWQDTLPR, encoded by the coding sequence GTGCGGCACCACCCTCAGCACGGCCCCGGAGCCGGCGGGCACGGCTACGGCCCGCCGGGGCCGGGCGGCGCCGCCCGCCGGCCCGGCGGCGGGGTCCCCGACGGACTGATCGCCGGGCTGATCGGCGCCGCGGCCGCCGCGCTCTTCCTGGTCTGGTCGTCGACGGGCCTCGCGGGCCTGCTGGCGCACGGCTCGTGGCCGTCGGGGGTCTCCTTCAGCCGTGCGCCCCGGGCCCTGCGCTCCCTGATCGGCGCACCGGACGAACTGCCGCCCGCCTGGCCCGAAACCCCACCGGGAGAACTGTCCGGGTACGGACTGTTCTGGGGCCTCGTCATCGGCCAGGTGATGATCCTGTTCGTGCTGGCCGTATTCACCGTCGGCACGCTGGCCCGCTGGAAGGCGGTCCGCAGGGCCCGGCTCGACGAGCGGACGCGGCAGCAGGAGGAGGAGCGGCGGAGCCCGTACGGGTACGAGGACACCATCCCGCCCGCCGTACCGCACCAGCAACACCCGCAACCGGCCACCCCCTCCACCCCCCTCGACCTGGGCAAGCCTGCCCCCGAACCGGAACCCCACCGGGAAGCGGAACCGCCCGCCCCGGCCCGGGAGACGGCCACCGCGGACCCGGCCGTCCCGGCCCCCCGCCCCGCCGTCTTCTTCGGCGGCCCCGACGCCCGCCGCCCCACCGCCCTCGGAGCCGTCCGGGACGCCGAAGGCCCCCTGCTGGTGGTCACCTCCGACCCGTCGGTCTGGGCCGAGACCAAGGACGCCCGCGCCAAACTCGGCCCGGTCCACGTCTACGACCCGGGCCATCTCTGCGACACCCCCGCCCGGCTCCACTGGTCCCCCACCGCACACTGCGAGGACGCACCGACGGCCCGGGACCGGGCCGTCGCCCTGCTCGCCCCCGTCCGCCCGCACGCCCGGATCGACGCGGCCATGGCCGACACCGCGGAGACCCTGCTGCACTGCTGGCTGCACGCGGCCGCCGTGGACGGCCGCCCCTTCAAGCAGGTCCACCGCTGGGCCCAGGGCATCAACACCCAGGAGTCCGTACGGATCCTGCGCACCCACACCAAAGCGACCGCCGGACTCGCCGGTCTGCTGGAAGCCGCGCTCACCGCCCACCCCGAACGCCGCGAGATCGCCCAGCAACTGGTCGCCCGCGCCCTGTCGTCGCTCTCCTCCATCCATATCCGCGAGGCATGCACTCCCAATCGAACTGATGCCCTCGCCTTGGAATCATTTATCAACGAAGGGGGAACCCTTTATCTGGTGGGAGAACCCCAGGAAGACCCCAGGGCCCACCCCGGAGCGATGCCACTGCTGACGGCACTGGCTTCAGACGTGGTCGAGCACGGCCGCCGCATGGCCGCACGGTCATCCGCCGGCCGGCTCGACCCACCACTGACCCTCGTCCTCGACGACGCGGCGGCCGTCGCCCCGCTCCCCCAGCTCCCCGCGCTCCTCGCCTCGGGCCCGGCCACCGGCCTGCCCGCGTACGTCCTGCTCCGCTCCCCCGAGCAGGCCCGGTCCCGCTGGCAGGACACCCTCCCCCGCTGA
- a CDS encoding ATP-binding cassette domain-containing protein codes for MIEAQGLTKRYGGRGRRPGRSRTPSPTSSRTSSRTKTVVDDLSFTVRPGSVTGFLGPNGAGKSTTMRMILGLDAPTSGRATVGGRAYADHRAPLTEVGALLEARSVHPGRSARNHLTALAHTHGIPPRRVTEVLDLTGLTEAADRRVKGFSLGMGQRLGIAAALLGDPATVVLDEPVNGLDPEGVLWMRNLLKSLAAEGRTVLVSSHLMSETALTADHLVIIGRGRLLADTTVTDFVRTAGTASVKVVTPEATRLAGLLTGPGIRIASDTPGTLTVQGTEAEHIGRTAAAHSLPLYELTPQAASLEQAFMDLTRTSVEYQAGSPAAAPAAPEGIPA; via the coding sequence ATGATCGAAGCCCAGGGACTCACCAAGCGGTACGGCGGCCGAGGGCGCCGCCCCGGCCGCTCCCGTACCCCTTCCCCCACCTCTTCCCGTACTTCTTCCCGTACGAAGACCGTCGTCGACGACCTCAGCTTCACCGTCCGCCCCGGCAGCGTCACCGGTTTCCTCGGCCCCAACGGGGCCGGCAAGTCGACCACGATGCGCATGATCCTCGGCCTGGACGCGCCCACCTCGGGCCGGGCCACCGTCGGCGGCCGGGCCTACGCCGACCACCGGGCACCGCTCACCGAGGTCGGCGCCCTCCTCGAAGCCCGCTCCGTCCACCCCGGCCGCAGCGCCCGCAACCATCTGACGGCCCTGGCCCACACCCATGGCATCCCGCCCCGCCGGGTCACCGAAGTCCTGGACCTCACCGGACTCACCGAGGCCGCCGACCGGCGCGTCAAGGGTTTCAGCCTCGGCATGGGGCAGCGCCTCGGTATCGCCGCCGCCCTCCTCGGCGACCCGGCGACCGTGGTCCTCGACGAACCCGTCAACGGCCTCGACCCCGAAGGCGTGCTGTGGATGCGGAATCTGCTGAAGTCCCTGGCCGCCGAAGGCCGTACCGTCCTCGTCTCCTCCCATCTGATGAGCGAAACGGCACTGACCGCCGACCATCTCGTCATCATCGGCCGCGGCCGGCTTCTCGCCGACACGACCGTCACCGACTTCGTCCGCACCGCGGGCACGGCCTCGGTGAAGGTCGTCACCCCCGAGGCCACCAGGCTCGCCGGACTGCTGACCGGCCCCGGAATCCGGATCGCATCGGACACCCCGGGAACGCTGACCGTGCAGGGCACCGAAGCGGAGCACATCGGCCGCACCGCGGCCGCGCACTCCCTCCCGCTGTACGAACTCACCCCGCAGGCCGCCTCCCTGGAACAGGCCTTCATGGACCTCACGCGGACCTCCGTCGAATACCAGGCGGGCAGCCCCGCCGCCGCGCCCGCCGCCCCGGAAGGAATCCCTGCATGA
- a CDS encoding ABC transporter permease subunit, with product MSTAAPTAPAAAYRLTSARVLRAEWHKLWTVRSTWITLLTAVVSTIGLGVAIGATYENGGDDSDMDTVFLTLVGFQFALIALAVLGILVTAGEYSTGLVRSSLTAVPRRTPVLWAKTAVFGAVVLATTLTTAFVTFFAAQAFYADTDQAASLGDPGILRALLGSAAGLTLLAVIALGIGALVRSVPGAIGGFIALILILPSVLTMLPYDIVDDLVDYFPAESFNSLNTARPAADAAAPGEALLALVLWAAAFLVSAAALLKRRDV from the coding sequence ATGAGCACCGCCGCCCCCACGGCCCCCGCGGCCGCTTACCGTCTGACCAGCGCCCGGGTCCTGCGCGCCGAATGGCACAAGCTGTGGACGGTCCGCTCCACCTGGATCACCCTGCTGACCGCCGTCGTCTCCACGATCGGCCTCGGGGTCGCGATCGGCGCCACCTACGAGAACGGCGGCGACGACTCCGATATGGACACCGTCTTCCTGACCCTGGTCGGCTTCCAGTTCGCCCTGATCGCGCTCGCCGTCCTCGGCATCCTCGTCACCGCCGGGGAGTACTCGACGGGCCTGGTCCGCTCCTCGCTGACCGCGGTCCCCCGCCGGACACCGGTGCTGTGGGCGAAGACCGCGGTCTTCGGGGCGGTCGTCCTCGCCACCACCCTGACTACCGCCTTCGTCACCTTCTTCGCCGCGCAGGCGTTCTACGCCGACACCGACCAGGCCGCCTCCCTCGGCGATCCCGGCATCCTGCGCGCGCTCCTCGGCAGCGCCGCCGGGCTGACCCTGCTGGCCGTGATCGCCCTGGGCATCGGGGCCCTCGTCCGCTCCGTCCCGGGCGCCATCGGCGGATTCATCGCCCTGATCCTGATCCTGCCGAGCGTTCTGACGATGCTTCCGTACGACATCGTGGACGACCTCGTCGACTACTTCCCCGCCGAGTCCTTCAACTCCCTCAACACCGCGCGGCCCGCGGCCGATGCGGCCGCGCCCGGGGAGGCCCTGCTCGCCCTCGTGCTGTGGGCAGCGGCCTTCCTGGTCTCGGCGGCGGCCCTGCTGAAGCGGCGTGACGTATGA
- a CDS encoding sensor histidine kinase, with protein sequence MTGEQGEAGRIRGRGPGGRGTCPPAPTGTAYGPGTPERPDSRHPATLLLIRLTHRIRSFDTRRPWVWDTALTGFWLTAALIDISSGGWRRIPGNNDTVPLWLVVAMSAGFAAPLLIRRSRPLGALLLMLPFLLLNAWTGAQLQAALLQMVVFYGIALRLPLRTLALVLGVLSVPLAIGAVRHPVGSWDQTIVPPLYALLMVALLGIAVRSRKEYTASLVERARRLEVERDQQARLATAAERTRIAREMHDIIGHNLSVITGLADGGRYAAAASPERAAQALDAIADTSRGALTELRRVLGVLREDSPGPHSGSGGGDRAPQPALTDLDRLIEGVRAAGLPVRTTVHGPGAPLPAGQQLTVYRIVQEALTNALKHTPPGTTAAVELAHTPGVLTVTVTDTGPPSTTRPQSGGRGLTGMRERAALYDGTLDSGPLPGGGWRVRLRLPVPPPVPVPVPVRDKGSA encoded by the coding sequence GTGACGGGGGAACAGGGAGAAGCAGGCCGGATACGGGGCCGGGGCCCGGGCGGACGCGGTACGTGTCCCCCGGCCCCCACCGGTACGGCGTACGGCCCCGGGACTCCCGAACGGCCGGACAGCCGGCACCCGGCCACCCTTCTCCTGATCCGCCTCACCCACCGGATCCGGTCCTTCGACACCCGGCGGCCCTGGGTCTGGGACACCGCCCTCACCGGCTTCTGGCTGACGGCCGCCCTCATCGACATTAGCAGCGGCGGCTGGCGCCGTATCCCCGGCAACAACGACACGGTCCCGCTCTGGCTGGTGGTGGCCATGTCCGCCGGTTTCGCGGCCCCTCTGCTGATCCGCCGCAGCCGCCCCCTCGGGGCACTGCTGCTGATGCTGCCCTTCCTCCTGCTCAACGCCTGGACGGGCGCCCAACTCCAGGCCGCGCTTCTCCAGATGGTCGTCTTCTACGGCATCGCCCTGCGGCTGCCCCTGCGGACGCTCGCCCTGGTCCTCGGAGTGCTCTCGGTACCGCTGGCGATCGGCGCCGTACGCCATCCGGTGGGCAGTTGGGACCAGACGATCGTCCCACCGCTGTACGCCCTCCTCATGGTCGCCCTGCTCGGCATCGCCGTCCGCTCCCGCAAGGAGTACACCGCCTCCCTCGTCGAACGCGCCCGGCGGCTCGAAGTCGAACGCGACCAGCAGGCCCGGCTCGCCACCGCCGCCGAACGCACCCGGATCGCCCGGGAGATGCACGACATCATCGGCCACAACCTGTCGGTGATCACGGGACTCGCGGACGGCGGGCGGTACGCGGCCGCCGCATCGCCCGAGCGGGCGGCCCAGGCCCTCGACGCAATCGCCGACACCAGCCGCGGCGCGCTCACGGAGCTGCGCCGGGTCCTGGGCGTCCTGCGCGAGGACTCTCCCGGCCCGCACTCCGGCTCCGGCGGCGGCGACCGGGCCCCGCAGCCCGCCCTCACCGACCTGGACCGCCTGATCGAAGGCGTCCGGGCGGCCGGGCTCCCGGTCCGTACGACCGTCCACGGCCCCGGGGCTCCGCTGCCCGCGGGACAGCAGCTCACGGTCTACCGGATCGTGCAGGAAGCCCTGACCAACGCCCTCAAGCACACCCCGCCCGGCACCACGGCCGCCGTCGAGCTGGCCCATACCCCCGGGGTCCTGACCGTCACCGTCACCGATACGGGCCCGCCCTCCACCACCCGGCCGCAGAGCGGTGGCCGGGGCCTCACGGGCATGCGGGAACGCGCGGCCCTCTACGACGGAACACTCGACTCCGGCCCGCTGCCGGGCGGCGGCTGGCGCGTCCGCCTCCGCCTTCCCGTCCCGCCTCCCGTTCCCGTTCCCGTTCCCGTTCGCGACAAGGGCTCCGCATGA
- a CDS encoding response regulator codes for MTTVLITDDQPMQRFGFRMLLESQDDMTVVGEAANGSEAVRLAAGLHPDVVLMDIRMPGLDGIEATRRIVATGDRTRVLILTTFDLDEYAYDALRSGASGFLIKDAYPEELLAGIRAVASGDAVVAPSLTRRLLDTYAHRLPAGDTGPDAPAAPDTRIASLTEREREILTVVGQGWTNTEIATRFQLAESTVKTHVSRILAKTGARDRVQAVILAYDTQLVRPR; via the coding sequence ATGACCACCGTGCTCATCACCGACGACCAGCCCATGCAGCGTTTCGGATTCCGGATGCTGCTGGAGAGTCAGGACGATATGACCGTCGTCGGGGAGGCCGCGAACGGCTCCGAGGCCGTCCGGCTGGCGGCCGGCCTCCATCCCGATGTCGTCCTGATGGATATCCGTATGCCGGGTCTGGACGGTATCGAGGCCACCCGCAGGATCGTCGCCACCGGCGACCGCACCCGGGTGCTGATTCTGACCACGTTCGACCTCGACGAGTACGCGTACGACGCCCTGCGCTCCGGCGCCTCGGGTTTTCTCATCAAGGACGCCTATCCCGAGGAGCTGCTCGCCGGGATCCGTGCGGTGGCCTCCGGTGATGCCGTCGTCGCCCCGAGCCTCACCCGCCGGCTGCTCGACACCTACGCCCACCGACTACCGGCCGGAGACACCGGCCCGGACGCCCCGGCTGCTCCGGACACCAGAATCGCGTCCCTGACGGAACGGGAACGGGAGATCCTCACGGTCGTCGGCCAGGGCTGGACGAATACGGAGATCGCGACCCGCTTCCAGTTGGCGGAGTCCACGGTGAAGACCCATGTATCGCGCATTCTGGCGAAGACGGGCGCCCGCGACCGGGTCCAGGCCGTCATCCTCGCCTACGACACCCAGCTGGTCCGCCCCCGGTAA